One window of Bacteroides sp. AN502(2024) genomic DNA carries:
- a CDS encoding rod shape-determining protein yields MGLFSFTQEIAMDLGTANTIIITNGKIVVDEPSVVALDRRTEKMIAVGEKAKMMHEKTHENIRTIRPLRDGVIADFYACEQMMRGLIKQVNTRNHLFSPSLRMVIGVPSGSTEVELRAVRDSAEHAGGRDVYLIFEPMAAAIGIGIDVEAPEGNMIVDIGGGSTEIAVISLGGIVSNNSIRTAGDDLTEDIREYMSRQHNVKVSERMAERIKINVGAALTELGDDAPEDYIVHGPNRITALPMEVPVCYQEVAHCLEKSISKIETAILSALENTPPELYADIVHNGIYLSGGGALLRGLDKRLTDKINIPFHIAEDPLHAVAKGTGVALKNVDRFSFLMR; encoded by the coding sequence ATGGGATTATTTTCTTTTACACAAGAGATAGCAATGGACTTGGGCACAGCCAATACTATCATTATCACGAACGGAAAAATCGTGGTGGATGAGCCTTCGGTTGTAGCTTTGGATCGCCGTACGGAAAAGATGATTGCCGTGGGGGAGAAGGCGAAGATGATGCATGAAAAAACCCACGAAAACATACGTACTATCCGCCCGTTGAGAGACGGAGTGATTGCCGACTTCTATGCTTGCGAGCAGATGATGCGCGGTTTGATAAAGCAGGTGAATACTCGCAACCATTTGTTCTCACCTTCTCTTCGCATGGTGATTGGTGTCCCTTCGGGAAGTACGGAAGTCGAACTTCGTGCAGTCCGCGACTCTGCGGAACATGCCGGTGGTCGTGACGTCTATCTGATTTTTGAACCGATGGCTGCGGCAATCGGTATCGGTATCGATGTCGAAGCTCCGGAAGGAAACATGATTGTCGATATAGGTGGTGGCTCTACGGAAATTGCCGTGATCTCTTTGGGAGGTATCGTTTCCAACAACTCCATCCGTACAGCCGGTGATGATCTGACAGAGGATATTCGGGAATATATGAGTCGTCAGCACAATGTGAAAGTCAGCGAACGTATGGCAGAGCGTATCAAAATCAATGTTGGTGCTGCTTTAACCGAATTGGGTGATGATGCTCCGGAAGATTATATCGTTCATGGTCCGAACCGTATCACAGCTCTTCCGATGGAAGTGCCTGTGTGTTATCAGGAAGTAGCTCACTGTCTGGAGAAATCTATTTCAAAGATCGAAACAGCTATCTTGAGCGCATTGGAAAATACGCCTCCTGAACTGTATGCTGATATTGTGCACAATGGCATCTATCTCTCCGGAGGTGGTGCATTGCTTCGTGGATTGGATAAGCGTTTGACCGATAAGATCAATATTCCTTTCCATATCGCGGAAGATCCTTTGCACGCAGTTGCCAAAGGTACAGGTGTGGCATTGAAGAACGTAGACCGTTTCTCTTTCTTAATGAGATAA
- the purH gene encoding bifunctional phosphoribosylaminoimidazolecarboxamide formyltransferase/IMP cyclohydrolase: MSESKKIKTALVSVYHKEGLDEIITKLHEEGVEFLSTGGTRQFIESLGYPCKAVEDLTTYPSILGGRVKTLHPKIFGGILCRRGLEQDMQQIEKYEIPEIDLVIVDLYPFEATVASGASEAEIIEKIDIGGISLIRAAAKNYKDVIIVASQAQYKPLLDMLMEHGATSSLEERRWMAKEAFAVSSHYDSAIFNYFDAGEGSAFRCSANSQKQLRYGENPHQKGYFYGNLEAMFDQIHGKEISYNNLLDINAAVDLIDEFDDLTFAILKHNNACGLASRPTALEAWKDALAGDPVSAFGGVLITNGVIDKEAAEEINKIFFEVVIAPDYDVDALEILGQKKNRIILVRKESEMPKKQFRALLNGVLVQDKDTNVETVADLKTVTDKAPTPEEVEDMLFANKIVKNSKSNAIVLAKGKQLLASGVGQTSRVDALKQAIEKAKSFGFDLKGAVMASDAFFPFPDCVEIADKEGITAVIQPGGSVKDDLSFAYCNEHGMAMVTTGIRHFKH, from the coding sequence ATGTCAGAGTCAAAAAAAATAAAAACTGCATTGGTATCTGTATACCATAAAGAAGGTTTGGACGAAATTATTACCAAACTTCATGAAGAGGGAGTAGAGTTTTTGTCGACAGGCGGAACTCGTCAGTTTATTGAATCATTGGGATATCCTTGTAAGGCAGTGGAAGATTTGACCACTTACCCTTCTATTCTCGGTGGTAGGGTAAAGACATTACATCCGAAAATTTTCGGAGGTATCCTTTGTCGTCGAGGTCTGGAACAGGATATGCAACAGATTGAGAAATATGAAATCCCCGAGATAGATTTGGTTATTGTTGATTTGTATCCATTTGAAGCTACCGTAGCTTCCGGTGCATCTGAAGCAGAAATTATTGAAAAAATCGATATCGGTGGAATTTCACTGATTCGTGCTGCAGCCAAGAACTACAAAGATGTAATCATTGTAGCTTCTCAAGCTCAATACAAACCGTTGCTGGATATGTTGATGGAGCACGGTGCCACTTCTTCACTTGAAGAACGCCGTTGGATGGCGAAAGAAGCATTTGCTGTTTCTTCTCACTATGATTCGGCTATTTTCAACTATTTCGATGCAGGCGAAGGTTCTGCTTTCCGTTGCTCGGCCAATAGTCAGAAGCAACTTCGTTATGGTGAAAACCCACATCAGAAAGGTTATTTCTACGGAAATCTGGAGGCTATGTTCGACCAGATTCACGGGAAAGAAATCTCTTATAACAATCTTCTCGACATCAATGCAGCTGTTGACTTGATTGATGAATTCGATGATCTCACTTTCGCTATCCTGAAACATAACAATGCCTGTGGGCTGGCTTCCCGTCCCACAGCTCTGGAAGCTTGGAAGGACGCGTTGGCAGGTGATCCGGTTTCCGCTTTTGGAGGTGTATTGATTACGAATGGTGTCATCGACAAGGAAGCGGCAGAAGAAATCAACAAAATTTTCTTCGAAGTAGTCATCGCGCCCGATTATGATGTGGATGCACTCGAAATCCTAGGACAGAAAAAGAACCGTATCATTCTCGTTCGTAAAGAGTCTGAAATGCCTAAGAAGCAATTTCGCGCTTTGCTGAATGGCGTATTGGTGCAGGATAAAGATACTAATGTTGAAACGGTAGCCGACCTGAAAACCGTGACAGACAAAGCTCCTACTCCGGAAGAAGTGGAAGATATGCTGTTTGCTAACAAAATTGTAAAGAACAGCAAGTCGAATGCCATCGTATTAGCAAAGGGCAAGCAGCTTCTTGCAAGCGGTGTGGGACAGACTTCGCGCGTAGATGCATTGAAACAAGCAATTGAAAAAGCCAAATCATTCGGTTTCGATTTGAAGGGTGCAGTAATGGCTTCCGATGCCTTCTTCCCATTCCCCGATTGTGTGGAAATTGCAGATAAAGAAGGTATTACGGCTGTAATCCAACCGGGAGGTTCGGTAAAAGACGATTTATCCTTTGCTTATTGCAATGAGCATGGTATGGCGATGGTAACTACCGGTATCCGTCATTTTAAACACTAA